The genomic segment CAAGGGCGAGCCACATTTTGTCAACCACATTAAGGACATTAAAAGGCTCCTCATCTGTTATCGTAACGGGAAACCATTCAGACGGAAGCAAAGTCATGTTTCTATTCCAGTGCTGAACTGCATGCTGGCTCAGTGGGTTCTGACTGCACGCTCCAAAACATGAACAATGGTAACTCCTACTTTTCACAGTTTCAGTTTTATTCAAGTACTTAATGGCTTTTAAACACACAGCGTCTCCACCGATCACCCGCGCCCCTTCACCACTTTACTGGCAGTAACAGGCTCCACCCAAGTCTTGATGCCATTCTCCGCTCCACCTTAAGGAACTCCACCCACATCTTGATGCCGTTCTTTGCTacagctccagctcctccacctccaccctgacacCGTCCTCCTCCagatctccttctcctccacctccaccctgacacCGTCCTCCTCTagatctcctccacctccaccctgacacCGTCCTCCTCCagatctccttctcctccacctccaccctgacacCGTCCTCCTCTagatctcctccacctccaccctgacacCGTCCTCCTCTagatctccttctcctccacctccaccctgacacCGTCCTCCTCTagatctcctccacctccaccctgacacCGTCCTCCTCCagatctccttctcctccacctccacctggacACTGTCCTCTCGATCTGCCGCTCCTCCACCCTGACGCCACCCTCCTCTAGATCTTCAGATCGTCGCCGCGCGTCTTGGTGTTGCTGTGTTTGCTCGTCTGGCTGTTGCGTCGCTTGTTCTCCGCCGGTCTCTCGAagggcccgccgccgccgccgccgccgccgccgccgccgccgccgccgctcttGTTCTCGGCGTCGTCGCTCTCCGCCCGCCGCTCCACCGCCAGGTTGTCGCGGTTCTGCTTGGACACGGCCTTGCTGTTGTAGGGGTTGCTGTAGGCGGCGGCGCCGGGCTCGGCCAGGCCGTAGCTGGAGTCGCCGTGGAAGgcctccccgccgccgccgacgcccCGCCCGCGAGCggtgtagtagttgtagttggGGACAAAGTGCATCACGGCGGGCGCCTCGCTGGGCATCCGGGTCAGCTCGGCCTTCCTCTGGCGCGAGCGGCGGAAGCGCAGGCCCTGGTGGCACTTGGTGAAGCCCAGGTGGTAGATCTCCACCAGGTTGAGCAGCAGCGACAGGAAGGCCACCACCAGCATGAACAGGATGAAGATGGTCTTCTCGGTGGGCCGCGAGATGTAGCAGTTGACCGTGTTGGGGCAGGGCCAGCGGTCGCAGGTGTACATGGCCTTCAGCTGGAAGCCGTACAGCATGTACTGCGCCACGATGAAGCCCACCTCGAACAGCGTCTTGAAGATGATGTTGAAGACGTACGTTCGCAGCAGCACCCCGTGCAGACGTACCCGGCCCTGGCCGTCCTTCACCGGCGCCTTCTTGGCCttgccgcctcctcctcctcctcctcctcctcctccttcggcCGCCAGCAGCTCCTGCTTCTCGCTGTGCAGCGCGTGCTCCTCCTCGCGGTCCTTCTCCTTCTGCGtctgcttctcctccatgcGCACCAGGTGCAGGATGTGGCCCAGGTAGATGAGCGTGGGCGTGGACACGAAGATGATCTGCAGCACCCAGAAGCGGATGTGGGAGATGGGGAAGGTGCGGTCGTAGCAGACGTTCTCACAGCCGGGCTGCTTGGTGTCGCAGGTGAAGCCCGACGACTCGTCGCCCCAAACCTTCTCGGCGGCCGCGCCCAAAACCAGGATGCGGAAGATGAAGAGCACGGTGAGCCACACCTTGCCCACCACGGTGGAGTGCGTCTGGGCGCTCTCCAGCAGCTTCCCCAGCAGGTTCCAGTCGGCCATGGCGACGGTCCCCTTGGCAACAGGCCACCTTCAGATCTACGCAGAGTTCCCCGGGCCGATCCTGCTGGGgaccagaggtcaggggtcatgttcattattatgttataattactattattattatataa from the Gadus macrocephalus chromosome 7, ASM3116895v1 genome contains:
- the LOC132462111 gene encoding gap junction alpha-3 protein-like; this translates as MADWNLLGKLLESAQTHSTVVGKVWLTVLFIFRILVLGAAAEKVWGDESSGFTCDTKQPGCENVCYDRTFPISHIRFWVLQIIFVSTPTLIYLGHILHLVRMEEKQTQKEKDREEEHALHSEKQELLAAEGGGGGGGGGGGKAKKAPVKDGQGRVRLHGVLLRTYVFNIIFKTLFEVGFIVAQYMLYGFQLKAMYTCDRWPCPNTVNCYISRPTEKTIFILFMLVVAFLSLLLNLVEIYHLGFTKCHQGLRFRRSRQRKAELTRMPSEAPAVMHFVPNYNYYTARGRGVGGGGEAFHGDSSYGLAEPGAAAYSNPYNSKAVSKQNRDNLAVERRAESDDAENKSGGGGGGGGGGGGGGPFERPAENKRRNSQTSKHSNTKTRGDDLKI